CACGGCCACCTGATGGTGAAGCCGCCAGCTGAGGTCGGGATCGAACGTCGTCACGTTCCCGTCCTCAGCCGCAGACGAGGTCACGGTCAGTAGACCCCGCACATCCCGTCGATCGACACCTCTTCCACGAGGGTCTCGGTGACGAGCTCATTGTCTGACGACGCCGCCACAGCGGCCTCAACTGTCTGATTCGGCTCCACTACCCGCACCTTTCCTTGACAGAATCTCGACAAACTGTGATCGAGGTCGCAATAATATGGCATCGAGTGCCAGAATGAAAGCCGGGGCCGGAAAAGGAGTGCGCGTGGACGCAGATGCCCAGCACCGCGTCGGTCGTCGGCGGTCCACCAGCTGGGATCACATCAGCAACGTGGCGCTCGAGCTGTTCGCCGCGCGCGGCTTCGACGAGGTGAGCGTCGACGACGTCGCCGAGGCGGCGGGCATCGCGCGGCGCACGCTGTTCCGCTACTACCCGTCCAAGAACGCCCTGCCCTGGGGTGACTTCGAGGCCCACCTGGCCCACATGCGCGACCTGCTCGCCGACCTCGATCCCGATGTGGGTATCGATGCTGCACTGCGCACGGCGCTGTTGGCCTTCAACACCTTTGACGACGCCGAGACGGCGCGACACCGGCAGCGGATGCGGGTGATCCTGCACTCCGCAGAGCTGCAGGCCTACTCGATGACGATGTACGCGGGCTGGCGCGCCGTCGTCGCCACATTCGTCGCACGCCGGCTGGGCGTGAAGGAGACCGACCTCGTGCCGCAGACGGTGGCGTGGACCATGCTCGGCGCTGCACTGTCGGCCTACCAGCATTGGCTCGACGACGAGTCGGTGCCGCTGCTGCGGGCGCTCGGCGACGCCTTCGACACCGTCAGCGACGGGCTCAAGGCCCTGGACAACCGCGCCGTTGAAAGAATTCATGATTAGGGCGTCGGAGTTGTGACCGCCGCGGCGACGATAGGGGTGTGAGCGCCGAACCGGATGGCAACGACGCTCCGCGCCAACTGCTGGCGATGTACGACGAATCGCTGCCCGTCGTGTACGGGTATTTCGTCCGCCGATGTAGTGACCGCGGAACCGCCGAGGATCTGACGTCGGACACATTCCTGGCGGCGATGGATGCCGCTCGCAAGGATGACCCGCCGCCGATGACGCTGCCGTGGCTGCTCGGGGTGGCGCGCCACAAACTGGCCGACCACTACCGTCGCCGCCACGACCGGTTCAACGTCCCTGTCGCCGAGTTGCCTGAGCCCGTCGACGCGGGCGACGACTGGGACGCCGAGCTCGACCGCATCGTCGCGGAGAGTGTGTTGGCCAAGCTGCCCGAGCAGCATCGCACCGTGTTGGCACTTCGCTATATGGATGACTGTTCCGTGCCGGAGTGCGCCGAGTTGATCGGACGCACCGTGCACGCCACCGAGGCGCTGCTGGTGCGGGCGCGGCGAGCCTTCAGAGCCCACTATCCGGAGCGGGAAGGAGGGAAGCCGTGAACAACAGCCACGATCCGCTGACCGTGCTGCATGGCGATGAGCTTGTCGTCCAACCTGATCCGGCGTTCGCGGCTCGACTGCGCTCACGACTGGAAAGTGCGCTGAACCTGCCCAATCGGACCGAAGGAGTTGAAATGAGCGGCACCGATACCGCCATCGCCGAGCTGACCCAACCGGCCCCCGCCGCGGGTCTGCCGCGGCCTGGCGCGCTGCCCTACCTCACCGTCGCCAACGCGCGCGAGGCGATCGATTGGTACGTCGACGCGCTGGGCGCCGTCGTCGTCGGCGAACCGTTCCTGATGGCCGACGGCCGCGTCGGGCACGCCGAACTCGCACTCGGCGGCGGTGTGCTGTACCTGGCCGACGAGTACCCCGAGATCGGCCTGAGAGGTCCAGCGCCGCAATCGAACTCGGTCAGTCTGATGCTGGCGGTGCCGGACACCGACGCCGCGCTCGAACGCGCCCGTGAACGAGGAGCCCGGGTGCAGCGGGAGCCGTACGAGGACCACGGGGCGCGCGGCGCGACGATCATCGACCCGTTCGGGCATCGCTGGATGCTCAGCGGACCCGTCACCGGCGCGGTCGTGCCGATCCAGCACGGCGATGTCGGCTACATCTCGGTGTGGACACCCGACGCCGACCGGGCGTCCGCGTTCTACCGTCACGTGCTCGGCTGGAACTACGACCCGGAGACCCACCAGGTCACCAACACCAAGCAGCGCATCGGTCTCTTCAGCGTGCCTGGCCACAACACCTTGTTCTGCAGTTACGCGGTGCTCGATCTGGAGGGTGCGCGACAGGCGATCGTCGCCGCCGGCGGGACTGTCGACCAACTGGAGGAGTTCGACTTCGGCGTCCTGTGTGGCGCGACGGATCCGGCCGGAACCAGCTTCGCGGTGTTCCAGCCGGCGCCGGGTATCCCCCGGCCGGAGCTGAACGGCACTGGGCCAGGCGAGCTTTCGTACATCACGTACGAGGTGCCGGATTCGGCCGCCTTCAAGGCGTTCTACAGCGGGCTGTTGTTCTGGACGTTCGAGCCGGGTCGCATCGATGACGGCTGGCAGGTGCAGGGCACCCACCCGATGGCGGGCGTCGCAGGTGGCAGCCCTGAAGCGGTCACGGTGCCGATGTGGAACGTCGAGGACATCGACGCCGCGGTGGCGCGCGTGCGCGAGGTTGGCGGCACCGTCATCGACGGGCCGTCGCAGCAGGCGTACGGCAAGTCGGCGCTGTGCACCGACGATCAGGGTACGAAGTTCTATCTCGGCGAGCTCTAAGATTTGCG
The nucleotide sequence above comes from Mycolicibacterium moriokaense. Encoded proteins:
- the mftA gene encoding mycofactocin precursor MftA (Mycofactocin is a small molecule electron carrier derived from the final two amino acids, Val-Tyr, of MftA, the mycofactocin precursor. It plays a role in redox homeostasis and the metabolism of alcohols and aldehydes in Actinobacteria, including Mycobacterium tuberculosis.), which produces MEPNQTVEAAVAASSDNELVTETLVEEVSIDGMCGVY
- the mftR gene encoding mycofactocin system transcriptional regulator (MftR, the mycofactocin system transcriptional regulator, is an uncharacterized TetR family DNA-binding transcription factor. Its role is inferred by context. It occurs as part of the biosynthesis locus for mycofactocin, a partially characterized electron carrier derived from the terminal Val-Tyr dipeptide of the precursor peptide MftA, through a radical SAM enzyme-mediated process.) → MKAGAGKGVRVDADAQHRVGRRRSTSWDHISNVALELFAARGFDEVSVDDVAEAAGIARRTLFRYYPSKNALPWGDFEAHLAHMRDLLADLDPDVGIDAALRTALLAFNTFDDAETARHRQRMRVILHSAELQAYSMTMYAGWRAVVATFVARRLGVKETDLVPQTVAWTMLGAALSAYQHWLDDESVPLLRALGDAFDTVSDGLKALDNRAVERIHD
- a CDS encoding RNA polymerase sigma factor — protein: MSAEPDGNDAPRQLLAMYDESLPVVYGYFVRRCSDRGTAEDLTSDTFLAAMDAARKDDPPPMTLPWLLGVARHKLADHYRRRHDRFNVPVAELPEPVDAGDDWDAELDRIVAESVLAKLPEQHRTVLALRYMDDCSVPECAELIGRTVHATEALLVRARRAFRAHYPEREGGKP
- a CDS encoding VOC family protein, with the protein product MNNSHDPLTVLHGDELVVQPDPAFAARLRSRLESALNLPNRTEGVEMSGTDTAIAELTQPAPAAGLPRPGALPYLTVANAREAIDWYVDALGAVVVGEPFLMADGRVGHAELALGGGVLYLADEYPEIGLRGPAPQSNSVSLMLAVPDTDAALERARERGARVQREPYEDHGARGATIIDPFGHRWMLSGPVTGAVVPIQHGDVGYISVWTPDADRASAFYRHVLGWNYDPETHQVTNTKQRIGLFSVPGHNTLFCSYAVLDLEGARQAIVAAGGTVDQLEEFDFGVLCGATDPAGTSFAVFQPAPGIPRPELNGTGPGELSYITYEVPDSAAFKAFYSGLLFWTFEPGRIDDGWQVQGTHPMAGVAGGSPEAVTVPMWNVEDIDAAVARVREVGGTVIDGPSQQAYGKSALCTDDQGTKFYLGEL